In Lactiplantibacillus paraplantarum, the following proteins share a genomic window:
- a CDS encoding ParA family protein, whose product MVKVITFGNFKGGTGKTTNSCMISYRLAKQGYKVLLADLDPQANATALYLKTKQVQNNEVVKFDNTLMNAISNDDISTIVTKIRDNLYLLPSFADFTSYPIFLEKKYPNTDDQYKRAKHFSNLLDKIKDDYDYIIIDTPPTVSVYTDSALMASDSVIIVLQTQERSYVGAEAFISYLQELVSNYDADFNIAGILPVLLKNNSQVDQSILEQAEAEFDKDNIFKNVVKNMERLKRYDIIGIVDPDLKTQKHDMHDMRVDALYKKITNEFVERVGKDE is encoded by the coding sequence ATGGTAAAAGTTATTACGTTTGGAAATTTCAAAGGTGGAACTGGAAAAACAACTAACAGCTGCATGATTTCATACAGACTAGCTAAACAAGGATACAAGGTACTACTAGCAGATTTAGACCCGCAGGCTAATGCAACCGCATTATATCTAAAGACTAAACAAGTTCAAAATAATGAGGTTGTTAAATTTGATAATACTTTAATGAATGCAATCAGCAATGATGATATAAGTACTATTGTTACTAAGATTCGTGACAATCTTTATTTGTTGCCCAGTTTTGCAGACTTTACATCATATCCAATTTTCTTAGAAAAGAAGTACCCGAACACAGATGACCAATATAAGCGAGCTAAACACTTTTCAAATTTGCTAGATAAAATTAAAGATGACTACGATTACATTATCATTGATACGCCACCGACTGTTAGTGTATACACTGACTCAGCGTTAATGGCCTCAGACAGCGTTATAATTGTGCTTCAAACTCAAGAACGGTCGTATGTAGGTGCTGAGGCCTTTATATCTTACCTGCAAGAGCTTGTCTCTAATTATGACGCAGATTTCAACATTGCAGGAATACTACCGGTTCTGCTAAAGAACAACAGCCAGGTTGATCAGTCGATACTAGAACAAGCCGAGGCTGAGTTTGACAAAGATAATATTTTTAAAAATGTTGTTAAAAATATGGAACGGCTAAAACGTTATGACATTATTGGCATTGTTGATCCAGATTTAAAAACACAAAAACATGATATGCATGATATGCGAGTAGATGCGCTATATAAGAAAATTACAAATGAATTTGTTGAAAGGGTTGGTAAAGATGAGTAA